In Selenomonas dianae, a genomic segment contains:
- a CDS encoding glycoside hydrolase family 32 protein → MENFDKRAIDARLAEGFPFTHRWHNRFHLEMPFGLINDPNGMTYHNGAYHIFFQWNPFGCVHKNKSWAHTKTRDFCTYTIPQLALWPTDEHDKDGCYSGCGTEEDGHLRVLYTCNAKDAQGNRSSVQRFGTFTKAAGAVKKEEIIIDGPPAGFTAHFRDPYLFTWRGVRHLIIGAQTQDERGCVLVYREAPIRWECLGELRTQLKDFGYMWECPNLLSFGDYDVLVFCPQGVEARAYDRQNVYQAGYIAGHASMDAMEMLMHGRFKELDHGFDFYAPQIVTHEGRHILIGWMGMPDREEDYPTREEGWMHSLTLPRVLTLRQGHIFSEPARELKALRHRETERVLEAEGESEFSATLYDLTEFILDLTMGEAHTVSVELVFGLEKLVFRYNRLEQVMTIDRTGMKLGGRGKRVFKLYAEDTLSMRVYVDHGAVEAFFQHGEEAATIAIFPEKNIQPTLRVFSDVDMKQLSGVLWELEPFHYGGI, encoded by the coding sequence GTGGAGAACTTTGACAAGCGGGCAATCGACGCGCGGCTTGCGGAGGGATTCCCCTTCACGCACCGTTGGCACAACCGCTTTCATCTGGAGATGCCGTTCGGTCTCATCAACGATCCGAACGGAATGACCTACCATAACGGCGCATATCATATTTTCTTCCAGTGGAACCCGTTCGGCTGCGTCCATAAAAATAAATCATGGGCGCATACGAAGACACGGGATTTCTGCACATACACGATCCCGCAGCTCGCGCTGTGGCCGACGGACGAGCACGACAAGGACGGCTGCTACTCGGGCTGCGGCACGGAGGAGGACGGGCATCTGCGCGTTCTCTATACCTGCAATGCAAAGGATGCGCAGGGCAACCGCAGCTCTGTGCAGCGGTTCGGCACGTTCACGAAGGCGGCGGGTGCGGTCAAAAAGGAAGAGATCATTATCGACGGCCCGCCCGCGGGCTTTACGGCGCATTTCCGTGACCCCTATCTCTTTACATGGCGCGGTGTACGCCATCTCATCATCGGTGCGCAGACACAGGACGAGCGCGGCTGCGTGCTCGTCTACCGTGAGGCACCGATCCGTTGGGAATGTCTGGGCGAACTCCGCACACAGCTGAAGGACTTTGGCTATATGTGGGAGTGTCCGAACCTCCTTTCGTTCGGCGACTACGATGTGCTCGTCTTCTGCCCGCAGGGCGTGGAGGCGCGCGCCTACGACCGCCAGAACGTCTATCAGGCGGGCTACATTGCGGGACACGCCTCGATGGATGCGATGGAGATGCTGATGCACGGGCGGTTCAAGGAGCTCGATCACGGCTTTGACTTCTATGCGCCGCAGATTGTCACGCACGAGGGGCGGCACATCCTCATCGGTTGGATGGGAATGCCCGACCGCGAGGAGGATTACCCGACGCGGGAGGAGGGATGGATGCACAGCCTGACGCTCCCGCGTGTGCTGACGCTGCGGCAGGGGCATATCTTCTCCGAGCCGGCGCGTGAGCTGAAGGCGCTGCGTCACCGTGAGACCGAGCGCGTGCTTGAGGCGGAGGGGGAGAGTGAGTTCTCCGCGACCCTCTACGATCTCACAGAGTTCATCCTCGATCTGACGATGGGGGAGGCGCATACGGTTTCCGTTGAACTTGTCTTTGGACTGGAAAAGCTCGTGTTCCGCTACAATCGTCTGGAGCAGGTCATGACCATCGACCGCACGGGCATGAAGCTCGGCGGGCGCGGCAAACGCGTCTTTAAGCTGTATGCCGAGGATACGCTCTCCATGCGGGTGTACGTTGACCACGGCGCGGTGGAAGCATTCTTCCAGCACGGCGAGGAGGCGGCGACCATCGCCATCTTCCCCGAGAAGAACATTCAGCCGACGCTGCGCGTCTTTTCCGACGTGGACATGAAGCAACTGTCGGGCGTGCTCTGGGAACTTGAGCCGTTCCACTACGGAGGCATATGA
- a CDS encoding flavodoxin, translating into MKKIAVVLFVLLTFLSLGCGDTAENNSVDRHEEASALDLSRPVHPPEAFAGKRILVAFFSRTGENYEVGFIDKGNTHIVAEQIAEITKADRLFEIKTVTPYPADYQEMTRVAKEEQETTARPALASQLEDMAQYDIIYLGYPIWFHDLPMPVYTFLESYDFTGKTIIPFCTGMGNSMSGMEEDIPHFARGAQLCKGFGIQGKLVHNSPEQAKIHVANWLASLGYTN; encoded by the coding sequence ATGAAAAAAATAGCAGTGGTGCTCTTTGTGCTTCTCACCTTCCTTTCCCTCGGCTGTGGAGATACTGCCGAGAACAACAGTGTGGACAGACATGAGGAGGCTTCGGCACTCGATCTCAGTCGTCCTGTTCACCCTCCTGAGGCGTTTGCAGGAAAGCGCATCCTCGTCGCATTTTTCTCACGCACGGGGGAAAATTACGAGGTGGGCTTCATCGACAAGGGAAACACCCATATTGTCGCGGAACAGATTGCAGAGATTACAAAGGCGGATCGACTGTTCGAGATCAAAACAGTCACCCCCTACCCTGCCGACTATCAGGAGATGACACGGGTGGCAAAGGAGGAGCAGGAAACGACGGCACGTCCTGCCCTCGCGTCACAGTTGGAGGATATGGCGCAGTACGACATCATCTACCTTGGCTATCCGATCTGGTTTCACGATCTGCCGATGCCCGTCTATACCTTCCTTGAGAGTTATGATTTCACAGGCAAGACCATCATCCCGTTCTGCACGGGGATGGGCAACTCCATGAGCGGAATGGAGGAGGACATTCCCCACTTTGCGAGGGGAGCACAACTGTGCAAAGGCTTCGGCATTCAGGGAAAATTGGTGCATAACAGCCCGGAACAGGCAAAAATTCACGTCGCCAACTGGCTCGCCTCGCTGGGGTATACGAACTGA
- a CDS encoding ABC transporter permease, whose translation MLVVLLVMTGGTFLLMQLSPVDPVALHFVMMGVPADPQLVAEFRAELGLDQPLIVQYVHWLRGILSGDLGYSIAYGVPVADLVRDALPRTLELAGLSVLFAAVIVFPLGLLAFYRHGKWADHAVRIVSFLGISLPTFWVGLLLILLFSVHLRLVPVTATDGLRSMVLPAVSLAVWIAGLYIRRLRNALLEEGGKNYVMGAQALGLPKRIVLWRYIMPNALTGLVPMIGITLGNILGGSAVIETIFGWRGMGQLMTTAILARDYQLMQAYVLWGAGIFVVMNFIADFLCLFLDPRRMQEGGARQL comes from the coding sequence ATGCTCGTTGTATTGCTCGTCATGACCGGCGGGACATTTCTGCTGATGCAGCTCTCGCCGGTCGATCCGGTCGCCTTACACTTTGTCATGATGGGCGTTCCCGCCGATCCGCAGCTCGTTGCGGAGTTCCGCGCGGAGCTGGGGCTCGATCAGCCGCTCATCGTTCAATATGTGCACTGGCTGCGCGGTATTCTCTCGGGTGATCTCGGCTACTCGATTGCCTATGGCGTTCCCGTTGCGGATCTGGTGCGTGATGCGTTGCCGCGAACACTGGAACTGGCGGGGCTTTCTGTCCTGTTTGCTGCGGTGATTGTGTTTCCGCTCGGGCTGCTTGCGTTTTACCGGCATGGGAAGTGGGCAGATCATGCGGTACGGATCGTATCATTTCTTGGGATTTCTTTGCCGACCTTCTGGGTCGGTCTTTTGTTGATCCTGCTGTTTTCCGTTCATCTGCGGCTCGTTCCTGTGACGGCGACCGACGGCCTGCGCAGCATGGTTCTGCCTGCAGTATCTCTTGCCGTCTGGATTGCGGGACTCTACATCCGCAGACTGCGCAATGCACTGCTTGAGGAGGGCGGGAAAAACTATGTCATGGGGGCACAGGCGCTCGGACTCCCCAAACGCATTGTCCTATGGCGTTATATCATGCCGAATGCCTTGACGGGACTTGTCCCCATGATCGGGATCACGCTTGGAAACATCCTCGGCGGTTCCGCCGTGATTGAGACCATCTTTGGCTGGCGTGGCATGGGACAGCTGATGACGACGGCGATTCTGGCGCGAGACTATCAACTGATGCAGGCGTATGTGCTCTGGGGGGCGGGGATCTTCGTCGTGATGAACTTCATTGCCGATTTTCTCTGTCTTTTCCTTGACCCGCGCCGTATGCAGGAAGGGGGGGCGCGTCAGCTATGA
- a CDS encoding ABC transporter permease gives MTYLWSRLLRRRDFAVIGVLLIAWVLLAVFAPYVAPCNPYEQDLTMRLAGNTAAHLFGTDQLGRDIFSRILYGGQISLAVSLLIVAITAIFGIAVGMLTGFLRGSADRVVTALLDFFLGMPSLVVSIALIGILGPSIPNLILALSFTHWAEYARVARTLVQSEREKPYARYAVFSGAGILGALSSYLLPNILPRLLVLIFQNIGEILLTVAGFSLIGIGVPLPYPEWGAMLMGARDYLQTAPQLMIYPGAAIFVTIFLFNYMGDILRDVMDPSGG, from the coding sequence ATGACATACCTGTGGAGCAGACTGCTGCGCAGACGGGATTTTGCCGTCATCGGTGTACTGCTCATTGCGTGGGTGCTGCTTGCCGTATTCGCGCCCTATGTTGCGCCCTGCAATCCCTATGAGCAGGATCTGACGATGCGTCTGGCGGGCAATACGGCGGCGCATCTTTTCGGTACGGATCAGCTTGGGCGCGATATATTCTCGCGTATCCTGTATGGCGGGCAGATCAGCCTTGCGGTCTCCCTGCTCATCGTTGCGATTACCGCAATTTTTGGAATAGCAGTGGGGATGCTTACGGGATTTCTGCGGGGATCTGCGGACAGAGTTGTGACGGCGCTCTTGGATTTTTTTCTCGGAATGCCGTCCCTTGTCGTTTCGATTGCACTGATTGGCATATTGGGGCCGAGCATTCCGAATCTCATCCTCGCGCTGTCGTTCACGCATTGGGCGGAGTATGCGCGTGTCGCCCGCACGCTCGTGCAGTCGGAGCGGGAGAAGCCCTATGCACGGTATGCGGTGTTCAGTGGGGCAGGAATTTTGGGCGCACTGTCCTCCTATCTCCTGCCGAACATCCTGCCACGCCTTTTGGTACTCATCTTTCAAAATATCGGAGAGATCCTGCTCACGGTTGCGGGCTTTTCCCTCATCGGCATCGGCGTACCTCTGCCCTATCCGGAATGGGGGGCGATGCTCATGGGCGCACGCGACTATTTGCAGACCGCGCCGCAGCTTATGATCTACCCCGGGGCGGCGATCTTTGTGACGATCTTTCTGTTTAACTATATGGGGGATATTCTGCGCGATGTGATGGATCCGTCCGGGGGGTGA
- a CDS encoding glucose PTS transporter subunit IIA: protein MQDIRLDSPLKGRLIPLSEVTDPAFASGAMGRGAAIADPEGRVVSPVDGEVTVLFGSKHAIGIHSADGVDLLIHVGVDTVKLEGKHFTAHVAQGDTVKRGQLLLEFDPAAIRAEGYETTTPVLVTNAADYGKITFALDGAEISSGGDEPAEETPAAAAPAEDDIDPNLPKEERVAKLIWKYVGGAGNVRSAEHCATRLRLIVNDKSIIDEKAIENIDGVKGQFFAAAQYQIILGTGFVDKVFDAFVAGTNLVGAVNSKQEAYDQMTPLQKVSRTLGDVFVPIIPVLVATGLFMGLRGAAQSLGIEMSDNLLRMSQILTDTAFAFLPALVCWSTMNRFGGTPVIGIVLGLMLVAPQLPNAYAIAAGDAVPLSMDILGIPIPVVGYQGSVLPALVLGIFAARLQKWFKTFVPDIIDLIVTPFLTLFVSMLLGLLIIGPIMHTLEIGIFGAVRAFLELPYGIGGFIVGGVHQVIVVFGVHHVFNALEVQLLASTGLDPFNAIITGAIVAQGGAAVAVAARTHDAKKRALYISSAVPAFLGITEPAIFGINLRFMKPFIYGLVGGACAGAIAGFLHLAGTGMGITVLPGTLLYLDHLAEYILVNAVGFGVAFGLTFTFFRPEE from the coding sequence ATGCAGGACATTCGTTTGGACAGTCCGCTCAAAGGACGGCTCATCCCGCTCTCTGAGGTGACAGATCCGGCATTCGCAAGCGGTGCGATGGGGCGCGGCGCAGCGATTGCCGACCCGGAGGGGCGCGTCGTCTCGCCGGTGGATGGCGAGGTCACGGTGCTCTTTGGCTCAAAGCACGCCATCGGCATTCATTCGGCGGACGGAGTGGATCTCCTCATCCACGTCGGCGTGGACACGGTAAAGCTTGAGGGCAAGCATTTCACGGCACACGTTGCACAGGGGGATACAGTGAAGCGCGGGCAGCTGCTGCTTGAGTTCGATCCCGCCGCCATCCGTGCGGAGGGGTATGAAACGACGACCCCCGTGCTTGTGACGAACGCGGCGGACTACGGGAAGATCACGTTTGCACTGGATGGCGCAGAGATCTCCTCGGGCGGTGATGAGCCTGCCGAGGAAACACCTGCGGCAGCGGCCCCGGCGGAGGATGATATTGATCCGAATCTGCCGAAGGAGGAGCGCGTCGCAAAGCTGATTTGGAAGTATGTCGGCGGCGCGGGCAATGTCCGCAGTGCCGAGCACTGTGCGACGCGTCTGCGTCTCATCGTCAACGACAAGTCGATCATCGACGAGAAGGCAATCGAGAACATCGACGGGGTCAAGGGGCAGTTCTTCGCCGCTGCACAGTACCAGATCATCCTCGGTACGGGCTTTGTCGACAAGGTGTTCGACGCATTTGTCGCGGGCACGAATCTCGTGGGTGCGGTGAACAGCAAGCAGGAGGCGTACGATCAGATGACGCCGCTGCAAAAGGTTTCGCGCACGCTCGGCGACGTGTTCGTTCCGATCATCCCCGTGCTGGTCGCCACCGGTCTTTTCATGGGGCTGCGCGGCGCGGCGCAGAGTCTCGGCATCGAGATGAGCGACAATCTGCTCCGCATGAGCCAGATCCTCACGGACACGGCGTTTGCGTTCCTGCCCGCACTCGTCTGCTGGTCGACGATGAACCGCTTCGGCGGCACGCCCGTCATCGGCATCGTGCTCGGTCTGATGCTCGTTGCGCCGCAGCTGCCGAATGCGTATGCGATTGCGGCGGGCGATGCCGTACCGCTCTCGATGGATATTCTAGGTATTCCGATCCCCGTCGTCGGTTATCAGGGGTCGGTGCTGCCCGCACTCGTGCTCGGCATCTTTGCCGCGCGTCTGCAAAAGTGGTTCAAGACCTTTGTGCCCGACATCATCGACCTCATCGTGACACCGTTCTTGACGCTGTTCGTTTCGATGCTGCTCGGTCTGCTCATCATCGGACCCATCATGCACACGCTTGAGATCGGCATTTTCGGTGCAGTGCGTGCCTTCCTGGAGCTCCCGTACGGCATCGGCGGCTTTATCGTCGGCGGCGTGCATCAGGTCATCGTTGTGTTTGGCGTGCATCATGTCTTTAACGCGCTTGAGGTACAGCTGCTCGCATCGACGGGGCTTGACCCGTTCAACGCGATCATCACAGGCGCGATCGTCGCGCAGGGCGGTGCTGCGGTCGCTGTCGCGGCGCGTACGCACGACGCAAAGAAGCGTGCGCTCTACATCTCCTCGGCTGTTCCTGCGTTCCTTGGCATCACAGAGCCGGCGATCTTCGGTATCAACCTGCGCTTCATGAAGCCGTTCATCTACGGCCTCGTCGGCGGTGCGTGCGCGGGCGCGATTGCGGGCTTCCTGCATCTCGCGGGCACGGGCATGGGCATCACGGTTCTGCCGGGCACGCTGCTCTACCTTGACCACCTCGCCGAATACATTCTTGTCAACGCGGTTGGCTTCGGCGTGGCGTTCGGTCTGACCTTCACCTTCTTCCGTCCCGAGGAGTGA
- a CDS encoding PTS glucitol/sorbitol transporter subunit IIA, whose translation MSVKYEVNVTAIGKLARKFLESNSSVILLDEGAHPNLAEMVIEHTPGDLTADIAAGDTLTIGKQKYKVVRVGENANDTIRESGHCTLIFNAKGSMPGQIEVEGTAVPSLMQGAKISFTGK comes from the coding sequence ATGAGTGTAAAATATGAAGTTAACGTGACCGCCATCGGCAAGCTGGCACGCAAGTTCCTTGAGAGCAACAGCAGCGTCATCCTGCTCGACGAGGGCGCACATCCGAACCTCGCCGAAATGGTCATCGAGCATACGCCGGGAGATCTGACGGCGGACATTGCTGCGGGGGACACGCTCACAATCGGAAAGCAGAAATACAAGGTTGTGCGCGTCGGAGAGAATGCAAACGATACGATCCGTGAGAGCGGTCACTGCACGCTCATCTTCAATGCGAAGGGTTCCATGCCGGGGCAGATCGAGGTGGAGGGTACGGCAGTTCCCTCGCTGATGCAGGGAGCAAAAATCTCCTTCACCGGAAAATAA